The following are encoded together in the Diabrotica undecimpunctata isolate CICGRU chromosome 7, icDiaUnde3, whole genome shotgun sequence genome:
- the LOC140445024 gene encoding cathepsin L-like proteinase has product MKLFILAATLIVATSANLSAFEKWTSFKATHNKSYNVIEDKLRFAVFQDNIRKIDEHNAKYENGEETYYLGVNQFADWSSAEFKAMLDSQMANKPKQSFIGKHVVDPNFQAAEEVDWRQNAVLGVKDQGSCGSCWAFSTTGAIEGQLAIHKNQRVPLSEQELVDCDTVNAGCNGGLMTDAFNYVKRHGLSSETQYKYTGRDGSCKNVQNKQLSSISGYVELATTESALASAVASVGPISIAVEADLWQFYSGGVFNNKNCGTALNHGVLAVGYTKDLFIVKNSWGSSWGEQGYIRIERGHNLCGLNLMNSYPKL; this is encoded by the exons gcAACACATAATAAATCTTACAACGTTATTGAGGACAAACTTCGTTTCGCTGTTTTCCAAGACAACATCCGCAAAATCGACGAACACAATGCTAAATACGAAAACGGAGAAGAAACCTACTACTTGGGCGTCAACCAATTTGCCGATTGGTCCAGCGCTGAATTTAAAGCAATGTTGGACTCTCAGATGGCTAACAAGCCAAAACAATCTTTCATTGGAAAACACGTAGTTGATCCCAACTTCCAAGCTGCCGAAGAAGTTGATTGGAGACAAAATGCTGTTTTGGGAGTCAAAGATCAAGGAAGCTGTGGATCATGCTGGGCTTTCAGTACC accGGAGCCATCGAAGGTCAACTCGCTATTCACAAAAACCAACGTGTTCCTCTTAGTGAACAAGAATTGGTGGACTGTGATACAGTAAACGCTGGTTGTAATGGAGGTTTGATGACCGATGCTTTTAACTATGTTAAACGTCATGGTCTCTCTTCCGAAACTCAATATAAATACACCGGTAGAGATGGTAGCTGCAAGAATGTACAGAACAAACAACTCTCTTCCATCAGTGGATACGTAGAACTTGCTACAACTGAAAGTGCTCTCGCTTCTGCTGTTG CTAGTGTAGGTCCAATATCCATTGCTGTCGAAGCTGATTTATGGCAGTTCTATAGTGGTGGAGTTTTCAACAACAAAAATTGTGGAACCGCCCTTAACCACGGAGTACTTGCTGTTGGATACACTAAAGATCTATTCATTGTTAAGAACTCATGGGGAAGTAGCTGGGGTGAACAAGGTTACATCAGAATTGAACGTGGTCACAACTTATGCGGTCTTAACCTCATGAACTCTTACCCCAAATTGTAA